One window from the genome of Myxococcales bacterium encodes:
- a CDS encoding efflux RND transporter periplasmic adaptor subunit, with product MPQNITVTTSAPAAPIDMPTRPAWKRPWVVVVLVAAIAAAWWWSTRGAAPVARGGGPVPVVVETVALRDVPTLARSIGTVTPLAHVSVRPQVDGVLAAVYFKEGEMVTAGQRLAKIDDRTLVARLAQARAERASGEAQLVAAQAELTRMSSLASQDLVAAQALDDAKARAGQLSAAVAASEAAVVAGEVALSYAQIKSPISGRVGLRKRDAGNVVRAGVDELVAVTQLAPISVMFALPQSYLAQVARLRDGAGAAAIVVAYDQDGLAPLATGSLTVVDNAVDAATGTIAMRATFDNADGALWPGQFVTISLQTAPGAGVVAIAAKAVRQGAQGPFVFRVIDGKAAQTPITVAHEDGAVAVIASGLEAGDVIIVDGHSRVKPGSPVRVAEGAAAAAKPDTAKDAK from the coding sequence GTGCCGCAAAACATTACGGTGACGACCTCCGCGCCCGCTGCTCCTATAGACATGCCGACGCGTCCCGCCTGGAAACGGCCCTGGGTGGTGGTGGTGCTCGTCGCGGCCATCGCCGCGGCCTGGTGGTGGAGCACCCGCGGGGCGGCGCCGGTGGCGCGGGGCGGTGGACCGGTGCCGGTGGTTGTCGAGACCGTGGCGCTGCGCGATGTCCCGACGCTGGCGCGGAGCATTGGCACTGTGACGCCGCTGGCGCACGTGTCGGTCAGGCCGCAGGTCGATGGCGTGCTCGCCGCGGTGTACTTTAAAGAGGGCGAAATGGTGACGGCAGGCCAGCGGCTCGCCAAGATCGACGACCGGACGCTGGTGGCGCGGTTGGCGCAGGCGCGGGCGGAACGGGCTAGCGGCGAGGCGCAGCTCGTCGCGGCACAGGCGGAGCTGACGCGCATGAGCAGCCTGGCGTCACAAGACTTGGTGGCGGCGCAGGCGCTCGACGATGCCAAGGCGCGCGCCGGGCAGCTAAGCGCCGCGGTTGCCGCCAGCGAGGCGGCGGTGGTGGCGGGCGAGGTGGCGCTCTCGTATGCGCAGATCAAGAGTCCGATTTCCGGACGCGTGGGACTGCGCAAGCGCGACGCTGGCAACGTGGTGAGGGCTGGCGTCGACGAGCTGGTGGCGGTGACGCAGCTCGCGCCCATCTCGGTGATGTTTGCGCTGCCCCAGTCGTACCTGGCGCAAGTGGCTCGGTTGCGCGATGGTGCGGGGGCTGCGGCCATTGTCGTCGCCTACGATCAAGACGGCCTGGCGCCGCTGGCTACGGGCTCGCTGACCGTGGTCGACAATGCGGTCGATGCGGCGACGGGCACCATCGCCATGCGCGCGACCTTCGACAATGCCGACGGCGCGCTGTGGCCGGGGCAGTTCGTCACGATCTCGCTACAAACGGCGCCTGGTGCCGGGGTTGTTGCGATTGCGGCCAAGGCGGTGAGGCAAGGCGCCCAAGGCCCATTCGTGTTTCGCGTCATCGACGGCAAGGCGGCGCAGACCCCCATTACCGTGGCGCACGAAGATGGCGCAGTCGCCGTGATTGCCAGTGGTCTGGAGGCAGGTGATGTAATCATCGTCGATGGTCATTCGCGCGTGAAGCCTGGGTCCCCCGTGCGGGTTGCGGAGGGTGCTGCCGCTGCCGCCAAGCCCGACACCGCAAAGGACGCTAAATGA
- a CDS encoding NADH:flavin oxidoreductase, translating into MDLLAPVQLGRLALRNRLALAPLTNCQSNADGTLHQREIDFLAMRARGGFALIETCAAFVAQDGKGWAGSIGVHDDACLPGLTTLAQAVHDAGAMATVQLFHGGARAPADVTGSEPWSASEFDAKGFFPHRAGGEADIVRITDAFIDGAKRCQRAGFDGVEIHGAHGYLLTQFLSTAYNKRSDQWGGDLAGRARLLRTIARGIRQATGPAFSVAVRLSPENWTTVQGLDLDESIQVAQWLNEDGADIIHLSLWTGRDLSAKRPGQHTVSIFRKALPANVGIVAAGGVWTVEDAQFLVDQGATAVAIGRAAILNPAWPNVVAARGEAPTRPPYPRSKIADIAVSEVFADYLGRFPGLLDAAT; encoded by the coding sequence ATGGATCTGCTCGCCCCCGTACAGCTTGGCCGCCTCGCGCTGCGCAACCGCCTCGCTCTGGCCCCGCTCACCAATTGCCAGAGCAATGCCGACGGCACCTTGCACCAACGCGAAATCGATTTTTTGGCCATGCGCGCGCGCGGCGGCTTTGCGCTGATTGAGACCTGCGCCGCCTTTGTTGCGCAAGACGGCAAGGGCTGGGCCGGCAGCATCGGCGTGCACGACGATGCCTGCCTACCTGGGCTGACGACGCTCGCGCAGGCCGTGCACGATGCAGGTGCAATGGCGACGGTGCAACTCTTTCACGGCGGCGCCCGCGCGCCGGCCGACGTGACGGGCAGCGAGCCGTGGAGCGCCAGCGAGTTTGACGCCAAGGGGTTCTTTCCACACCGCGCCGGCGGTGAGGCTGACATCGTACGCATCACCGACGCGTTCATCGACGGCGCGAAACGCTGTCAACGTGCGGGCTTTGACGGCGTTGAGATTCACGGCGCGCATGGCTATTTGCTGACGCAATTTTTGTCCACCGCGTACAACAAGCGCAGCGACCAGTGGGGCGGCGATTTAGCGGGGCGCGCCCGCCTGCTGCGCACCATCGCGCGCGGCATTCGACAGGCGACGGGGCCGGCATTTTCCGTTGCCGTACGCCTTTCCCCGGAAAATTGGACAACCGTGCAAGGCCTAGATTTGGACGAGTCGATCCAAGTCGCACAATGGCTCAATGAAGACGGTGCCGACATCATCCATTTGTCGTTGTGGACCGGCCGCGATCTAAGCGCCAAGCGCCCGGGGCAGCACACGGTCTCCATCTTTCGCAAGGCGCTGCCGGCCAACGTCGGAATTGTCGCCGCGGGTGGCGTGTGGACCGTCGAAGACGCACAATTTCTAGTCGACCAAGGCGCCACCGCCGTGGCGATCGGACGCGCGGCGATCTTGAACCCAGCGTGGCCAAATGTTGTTGCAGCTCGCGGCGAGGCACCGACGCGGCCGCCCTACCCGCGATCCAAGATAGCCGACATCGCGGTGAGCGAGGTCTTTGCCGACTACCTCGGGCGCTTCCCTGGCCTTCTCGACGCGGCAACTTAA
- a CDS encoding LL-diaminopimelate aminotransferase — MSRVNDNYAKLKAGYLFPEIGRRVREFAASHPEATVIRLGIGDVTEPIVPAIAKAMHAAVDEMTVRETFRGYGPEQGYDFLVNEIIAHDYAARGVTLAADEIFVSDGSKCDSGNLQELFAGNAVIAVTDPVYPVYVDSNVMAGRTGPLGESGHYDGLVYLSCTAANGFVPAPPTAKIDVVYLCSPNNPTGAVMTRAHLQAWVSWARANDVLIVFDAAYEAYIQDPSLPRSIYEIEGAKECAIEMRSFSKRAGFTGLRCGFIVVPKALVGKSAGGDKVSYNAMWLRRHTTKFNGASYIIQRGAAAVYSADGAAQTGAQIAFYMENAAIMRKALSAAGLQVFGGQHAPYLWISTPSDMASWAFFDHLLHKAHVVGTPGAGFGPAGEGYLRLSAYNSRDNVEQALARIARVL, encoded by the coding sequence ATGAGTCGCGTCAACGACAACTATGCCAAGCTCAAGGCTGGCTACCTATTTCCCGAAATCGGCCGCCGCGTGCGCGAGTTCGCCGCGAGTCACCCCGAGGCCACGGTGATTCGCCTCGGCATTGGCGATGTCACCGAGCCAATCGTGCCGGCGATCGCCAAGGCGATGCACGCGGCCGTTGATGAAATGACCGTACGCGAGACCTTTCGCGGCTACGGTCCAGAGCAGGGCTACGATTTTTTGGTGAACGAAATTATCGCGCACGACTATGCGGCGCGCGGCGTGACGCTTGCTGCCGATGAGATTTTTGTCAGCGACGGCTCCAAGTGCGATAGCGGCAACTTACAAGAGTTGTTCGCCGGCAATGCGGTGATTGCGGTGACCGACCCCGTCTATCCGGTCTATGTCGACTCCAACGTCATGGCTGGCCGCACCGGGCCTCTCGGCGAATCCGGCCACTACGATGGGTTGGTCTATTTGTCATGCACTGCGGCCAATGGCTTTGTGCCCGCGCCACCCACAGCCAAGATAGACGTGGTTTATTTGTGCTCGCCAAATAATCCGACCGGCGCGGTGATGACGCGGGCGCATTTGCAAGCGTGGGTGAGCTGGGCGCGGGCCAACGACGTGCTGATTGTATTTGACGCGGCGTACGAGGCGTACATCCAAGATCCCTCGCTGCCGCGGTCAATCTATGAAATCGAGGGCGCCAAAGAATGCGCCATCGAGATGCGCAGCTTCTCCAAGCGCGCAGGCTTCACGGGCTTGCGCTGTGGCTTTATCGTGGTGCCCAAGGCGCTCGTTGGCAAAAGCGCCGGTGGCGACAAGGTCTCGTATAACGCGATGTGGCTGCGACGCCACACCACTAAGTTTAACGGCGCGTCGTATATCATTCAACGCGGCGCGGCCGCGGTTTATTCGGCTGATGGCGCCGCCCAGACGGGGGCTCAGATCGCATTCTATATGGAGAACGCCGCCATCATGCGCAAGGCGCTATCCGCGGCGGGCCTGCAAGTCTTCGGCGGGCAGCATGCGCCCTATTTGTGGATTTCGACACCCAGTGACATGGCCTCGTGGGCATTTTTTGATCACTTGCTGCACAAGGCCCACGTGGTCGGCACGCCCGGCGCAGGCTTTGGCCCGGCGGGCGAGGGCTATCTGCGCCTCTCAGCCTACAATTCGCGAGACAACGTCGAGCAGGCCTTGGCGCGCATTGCCCGCGTGCTCTAA
- a CDS encoding M2 family metallopeptidase: protein MGLAFALSCGPKRNAKPYDPVDTASIDKLKLAAEAEAFVASTDAELRRLWVLQAQAEWTKQTDITDAHEAAAAKIGTEVSTYLTRSILDARRFAATPGLSPAIARQLTLLRIAGMPAPEDATLAEELATISAKMDGTYGKSKACVTDKAGKETCRDLGQLEDVMSSSRKPAELLAAWQGWHDTTGRAIGAMYPRFVQLANIGAEGVGYKDLGEMWRSGYDMPPAEFAQEVDRLWMQVQPLYKEVHCYARRKLNDKYGDAVVGKTGPMPAHLLGNMWAQDWSNIYPELEPFRGAAAVDVTPAIKKLGWDHKKMVQTAEGFFVSLGMDPLPASFWERSMFVKPAGKEAVCHASAWDVGYNDDLRIKMCIKPNHEDLTTIHHELGHNYYFHYYYKLPMLFQNGANDGFHEAIGDAIALSMTPDYLAKIGLLGEAKKNDKAVLNQQMRVALDKISFIPFGLLVDKWRWDVFSGAVGPEEFNAHWWELRLKYQGIVPPVARAATDFDPGAKYHVPGNTPYMRYFLAVILQFQFHRALCEKAGFKGPLHECSIYGNKAAGDALKSMLALGASKPWQDALFELTGSREMDATAVIDYFAPLMGWLKEQNQGQTCGW, encoded by the coding sequence ATGGGACTTGCCTTCGCGCTTAGCTGCGGTCCAAAGCGCAATGCCAAGCCGTACGACCCGGTGGATACCGCCTCGATCGATAAACTGAAACTTGCCGCCGAGGCCGAGGCGTTCGTAGCTTCCACCGATGCCGAGCTGCGCCGACTTTGGGTGTTGCAAGCGCAAGCCGAATGGACCAAGCAGACCGACATTACCGATGCGCACGAAGCCGCGGCCGCCAAGATTGGCACCGAGGTCAGCACCTACCTCACAAGATCAATTCTCGATGCGCGTCGCTTCGCTGCCACCCCCGGGCTAAGCCCGGCCATCGCGCGCCAGCTCACGCTGCTGCGCATCGCCGGCATGCCTGCGCCTGAAGATGCAACGCTCGCCGAAGAGCTCGCGACGATATCCGCCAAGATGGACGGCACGTACGGCAAGAGCAAAGCCTGCGTCACCGACAAGGCCGGCAAGGAAACCTGCCGAGATCTGGGCCAGCTCGAAGATGTAATGTCGTCATCGCGCAAGCCCGCCGAGCTGCTCGCGGCGTGGCAGGGCTGGCACGACACCACCGGGCGCGCGATTGGCGCAATGTATCCGCGCTTTGTGCAGCTCGCCAACATCGGCGCCGAGGGCGTTGGCTATAAAGACTTAGGCGAGATGTGGCGCTCAGGCTACGACATGCCGCCCGCGGAGTTCGCGCAGGAGGTCGACCGCCTGTGGATGCAGGTGCAACCGCTTTACAAGGAGGTGCATTGCTACGCCCGCCGCAAGCTCAACGATAAGTATGGTGACGCGGTGGTCGGCAAGACCGGCCCTATGCCGGCACACCTGCTCGGCAACATGTGGGCGCAGGATTGGTCCAACATCTATCCCGAACTCGAGCCATTTCGCGGCGCCGCGGCGGTCGACGTGACCCCGGCGATCAAGAAGCTTGGGTGGGACCACAAAAAGATGGTGCAGACGGCCGAGGGCTTCTTTGTCTCGCTCGGCATGGACCCGCTGCCGGCGTCGTTTTGGGAGCGATCGATGTTTGTTAAGCCCGCGGGCAAAGAGGCCGTGTGCCACGCCAGCGCGTGGGATGTTGGCTATAACGACGACCTGCGCATTAAGATGTGCATCAAGCCAAACCACGAAGATCTGACCACGATCCATCACGAGCTCGGACACAACTACTACTTTCACTATTACTACAAGCTGCCGATGCTGTTCCAGAACGGCGCCAATGACGGCTTTCACGAGGCCATCGGCGATGCCATCGCGCTCTCGATGACACCGGACTATCTAGCCAAGATCGGGCTCCTCGGCGAGGCGAAGAAAAATGACAAGGCCGTGCTCAATCAACAGATGCGCGTCGCGCTCGATAAGATCTCATTTATTCCATTTGGTCTATTGGTCGACAAATGGCGCTGGGACGTATTTTCCGGCGCCGTGGGGCCCGAAGAATTCAATGCGCATTGGTGGGAACTGCGTCTGAAATACCAAGGGATTGTGCCCCCGGTGGCGCGCGCCGCGACAGATTTCGACCCAGGCGCCAAATACCACGTGCCGGGCAATACGCCGTATATGCGTTACTTCCTGGCCGTGATTTTGCAATTTCAATTTCACCGCGCGCTGTGCGAGAAGGCCGGCTTTAAGGGCCCGCTGCACGAATGCTCGATTTACGGCAACAAGGCGGCCGGCGACGCGCTCAAGTCCATGCTCGCGCTCGGCGCGTCAAAGCCTTGGCAAGACGCACTGTTCGAGCTCACCGGCTCGCGTGAGATGGATGCGACCGCCGTCATCGATTACTTCGCGCCGCTCATGGGCTGGCTGAAAGAACAAAATCAGGGCCAAACCTGCGGCTGGTAG